One stretch of Hypanus sabinus isolate sHypSab1 chromosome 29, sHypSab1.hap1, whole genome shotgun sequence DNA includes these proteins:
- the LOC132383005 gene encoding nucleobindin-2-like yields MELWCLIAGLIVSVVAVPIDRSKKTDEKQIKPESPDTGLYYDRYLREVIDVLENDAHFREKLQTANVEDIKSGKLSTELDFVSHHIRTKLDELKRQEVSRLRMLIKAKMDAEQGENVQIDHLNLLKQIEHLDPKNAQTFEARDLELLIQAATKDLEHYDQAHHDEFKRYEMLKEHERREYLKSLDEEKRKAEEARFQQLKQKHKEHPKVNVPGSRDQLKEVWEETDGLDPNEFNPKTFFKLHDTNGDGVLDEQELEALFTKELEKVYDPKNEEDDMIEMEEERLRMREHVMNEVDTNKDRLVTLDEFLKSTEKKEFLEPEEWETLDETQIYTEEELRQYERELAEQEAQISQRAEELRKEHEELLRRQNELDVQKKEYQQALQQMEQKKFQQKGKAPLSGPGGELKFQPADAPSDVRAPVNEPAQVQPEVERLDHAPDHQGDQPPPPDNRENRPAPPAQHPVEKQPEPVVQLQ; encoded by the exons GACACAGGCTTGTACTATGATCGCTACCTCCGCGAAGTGATTGACGTCCTGGAGAACGACGCCCACTTCCGCGAGAAGTTGCAGACAGCCAACGTGGAAGATATTAag AGCGGAAAGCTGAGCACAGAGCTGGATTTTGTCAGTCACCACATCCGAACCAAGCTGGATGAGTTAAAGCGGCAGGAGGTGTCCAGACTGCGGATGCTAATCAAGGCGAAGATGGACGCTGAGCAAGGAGAGA ATGTGCAGATTGATCACCTAAACCTGCTGAAGCAGATTGAACATCTGGACCCGAAGAACGCCCAGACCTTTGAGGCTCGCGACCTGGAGCTGCTGATCCAAGCG GCCACCAAGGATCTGGAGCACTACGACCAAGCCCACCACGACGAGTTCAAGCGGTACGAGATGTTGAAGGAGCACGAGCGACGGGAGTACCTTAAATCTCTGGACGAGGAGAAGCGCAAAGCAGAGGAGGCCCGGTTCCAGCAGCTGAAGCAGAAGCACAAGGAACATCCGAAAGTCAACGTGCCG GGGAGCCGGGACCAGCTGAAGGAGGTGTGGGAAGAAACGGATGGCCTCGACCCCAATGAGTTCAATCCAAAGACCTTCTTCAAGCTGCACG ATACAAACGGTGACGGTGTGTTGGATGAACAAGAGCTTGAGGCTCTGTTTACAAAAGAG CTGGAGAAAGTCTACGATCCCAAGAACGAGGAGGACGACATGATAGAGATGGAAGAGGAGCGGCTGCGGATGAGGGAGCACGTGATGAACGAG GTTGACACCAACAAAGACCGGTTGGTCACCCTGGATGAATTCCTGAAATCAACAGAGAAGAAAGAGTTCCTGGAGCCAGAGGAGTGGGAG ACGCTGGACGAGACGCAGATCTACACGGAGGAGGAGCTGCGTCAGTACGAGCGCGAGCTGGCCGAGCAGGAGGCTCAGATCTCCCAAAGGGCGGAGGAGCTGAGGAAGGAGCACGAGGAACTGCTGCGGAGGCAAAACGAGCTGGACGTCCAGAAGAAAGAATATCAACAG GCCCTGCAGCAGATGGAGCAGAAGAAATTCCAGCAGAAAGGCAAAGCCCCCCTTTCTGGCCCAGGAGGAGAACTGAAATTCCAGCCAGCTGACGCACCCTCAG ATGTCCGAGCTCCAGTCAACGAACCAGCACAGGTACAGCCTGAGGTGGAGAGGCTCGACCATGCGCCTGACCACCAGGGTGACCAGCCACCGCCACCGGACAACAGAGAAAACCGACCGGCGCCACCTGCCCAGCACCCTGTGGAGAAGCAACCAGAGCCAGTTGTGCAGCTACAGTGA